A single region of the Strigops habroptila isolate Jane chromosome 3, bStrHab1.2.pri, whole genome shotgun sequence genome encodes:
- the AMIGO2 gene encoding amphoterin-induced protein 2 yields MSLNWWTTPTHLGVFKVNCRGLACLLVFTVSVCGSAPGMCPAACICASDIVSCTNKNLSRVPGNLYKCMKRLDLSYNRIGFLEPEWVPALFEKLNTLIINHNSVSSIITGSFSTTPNLKYLDLSSNSLKTLGSPVFQELRALEVLLLYNNQITQIEPSAFGGLYKLQKLYLSYNLLSHFPLDLYTGKHKLTDLVLLDISFNHIQLMPIQRLSSVPAKHLSGIYLHGNPFYCDCMMHAMLIFWYQRHFSSVVDFKDEYTCLLQSDPKGYHKLPLLHDNFLNCSESTVNSSFQAFGFIHDAQVGDRLIVHCDSRISDAGTHFVWVSPDNRLLEPDRETDNFKVFRNGSLEITDAQLEDSGLYSCIAINKKRLLNETIEVRINVSNFTVNRSHAHEAFNTAFTTLAACVASIVLVLLYLYLTPCPCQCKAKGRKRKLNQSGAHSSILNSTLPQELPADEKKASTGKRVVFLEPVHEPKHSQNGKVKLFPNDNIIAESILKTTRTKSDSDSVNSMFSDTPFMPST; encoded by the coding sequence ATGTCTTTAAACTGGTGGACAACTCCTACTCACCTTGGAGTTTTTAAAGTGAACTGCAGAGGACTGGCATGTCTCTTGGTCTTCACAGTGAGCGTTTGTGGCAGTGCTCCGGGGATGTGTCCAGCAGCCTGCATCTGTGCTAGTGATATCGTAAGTTGCACCAATAAGAACCTCTCTCGAGTGCCAGGAAATCTTTATAAATGTATGAAAAGGCTGGATCTGAGTTATAACAGAATTGGGTTTTTGGAGCCTGAATGGGTCCCAGCACTGTTTGAGAAACTGAACACTTTAATAATCAATCATAATAGCGTTAGCAGCATTATCACTGGAAGCTTTTCCACAACCCCAAATCTGAAGTACCTAGACTTGTCGTCCAACAGCCTGAAGACGCTGGGCAGCCCTGTGTTTCAGGAGCTAAGGGCACTGGAGGTTCTCCTGCTGTACAACAATCAGATTACACAAAtagagccctcagcctttggaggatTGTACAAATTACAGAAGCTGTACTTAAGCTATAACTTGCTCTCACATTTCCCACTGGACTTGTACACTGGAAAACATAAACTGACAGACCTTGTGTTGCTGGACATTTCCTTTAATCACATCCAGTTGATGCCTATTCAGCGCCTGAGTTCAGTGCCAGCCAAACATCTTAGTGGAATTTATCTTCATGGCAACCCATTTTATTGTGACTGTATGATGCATGCCATGCTAATCTTCTGGTATCAAAGGCACTTCAGCTCAGTGGTGGACTTCAAAGATGAGTACACCTGTTTGTTGCAGTCAGACCCAAAAGGTTATCATAAACTGCCTTTACTGCACGATAACTTCCTGAATTGCTCTGAAAGCACCGTCAACAGCTCTTTCCAAGCCTTTGGGTTTATTCACGATGCCCAGGTTGGTGACAGGCTGATTGTACACTGTGACAGCAGAATCAGTGATGCAGGCACGCACTTTGTTTGGGTTAGTCCTGACAATAGATTGCTGGAGCCAGACAGGGAGACCGACAACTTTAAGGTGTTCCGTAATGGCAGCTTGGAGATAACAGATGCCCAGCTAGAGGACTCAGGGCTGTATTCCTGCATTGcaataaataagaaaagacTATTAAATGAGACCATAGAGGTTAGAATAAATGTTAGCAATTTCACAGTGAACAGGTCCCATGCTCATGAAGCATTTAATACAGCTTTTACCACCCTTGCTGCCTGTGTAGCCAGTATTGTTTTAGTACTGCTGTATCTCTATCTGACCCCATGTCCGTGTCAATGTAAGgcaaaagggaggaagaggaagctAAACCAAAGCGGTGCCCACTCATCCATACTGAATTCCACACTGCCGCAAGAGCTGCCAGCTGATGAGAAGAAGGCTAGCACTGGTAAACGGGTGGTTTTCCTGGAACCTGTGCATGAACCAAAACACAGTCAGAACGGAAAAGTAAAACTGTTTCCTAATGACAATATTATTGCTGAGAGTATCTTAAAAACTACTCGAACAAAATCTGACTCTGATTCTGTCAACTCTATGTTCTCAGATACACCTTTCATGCCGTCAACTTAG